aaaacTGTGAGAATTTACTGCTTTTGATTcctttgtttttcatttgattCGGAATTGCTATTATGTGTAGTTGTGGGAATGTGAACTTTGCGAGAAGGGTTGAATGTAACAAATGCGGTGCTCCTTGTCCTAATCCGAATAGTTCCAATGAACGTGGTGGAAGTGGTGGCGGTGGGGGTGGTTTTAGTAGAGGGGGAGGTGGCGGTGGCGGTGGCGGTGGGGGTTATGGTAACAATCGAGGGGGAAGATCTGGGAACTATGATGGAGGGAGAGGTAATGACTATAACAGTGGAGGGGGTCGATCTGGGAACTATGATGGTGGAAGGGGTAATGACTACAATAGTGGAAGGGGTGGTAGTAATGACGGTAGAGGTGGTTCATATAGAGGTAATCAAGGTAGAGAAGATGGTAGCTACGGTCAAGTTCCCGCTCCTAATGCCCAATCTTATGGTGGTGCTGGTGGAAGCTTCCCACCCTCTTACAATTCTTATGGTGGGAATGCAAGTTATGGAACTGATGCAGTTCCTCCACCTTCAAGTTATACTGGCGGACCTAATTCCTATCCTCCATCATATGGGGGTAATGCCGGTGGTTATGGGGGAGATAATCAAGGGGATGGGCGGAGTGGTGGTAGATCTGGGCCTCCGTCTGGTTATGACAATAGTTATGGTGCTGGTAATCGAGGTGGATTTGGTGGGTCTCCTGCCGAGCCCCCAGCTGCAGTGAAGCAGTGTGATGAGAATTGTGATGACACTTGCGACAACTCTAGAATCTACATCTCAAACCTTCCACCAGATGTGTCAATTGAAGAATTGAGGGAACTTTTTGGAGGCATTGGACAAGTAATATTCTGATCTTTTTACATTAGAGATTTTCACAAGCTTTAGCTTTAATGAGTCATATTGTGAATTTTGTTTGATGAATCTTGTATATAATTAAGTGGAATGCTACTTTCAGTGTAGACTCGTGTCTTTTTGAAGCGTAAGCATATTGATGAGTTATATTAGCAATAATGTTTTATACAAGAAATGTTTAGTACCTTGTGGGGAAATAATAGTATTTTTCCTGACTATTCCTTGAAGGAGGCTTAATGTGTCAGTAATTCTGTTGCATGTTTTAACTATATAGGTTGGAAGGATAAAACAGAAGAGGGGCTACAAAGATCAGTGGCCTTGGAACATTAAGATTTACACTGATGAGAATGGAAATAACAAGGGAGATGCTTGTCTTGCTTATGAAGACCCTTCTGCAGCACATTCAGCTGGCGGTTTTTACAATAGTACTTAACTGAACAATTTCTTGATTTTTATCTTTCCGTctagcttttatatatataccgTGTTTCATATGTAAACagacattaataataaatatttcatttcagATTATGATTTGAGGGGTTACAAAATCAGTGTTGCAATGGCAGAAAAATCTGCTCCAAGAGCTCCACCTGCTTATAACCAAGGGTATGTATTACAGACTGAATTATTTCGGACTTCTATAAGAGTATTTGTCACTTATTTGCATTGTAAATTGTTTGgttgataaattattttgggAACTGTCTGTAAATTTAGCAATCATGTGCTATCTATATTTATTACACAACTGATCACTGTGTTTGaatgtttcttttttcaaaaatttatgtCTCTTCTGAAACTGAATATTCGGTAATTAACTGTTGTTCTATAGGGGCAATAGGGGTGGCTATGGTGGAGATAGACGCCGAGACAACTATAGAGATGGAGGTGGCTCTGGGCCTGATAGGCGTGATCATTATGGAAACCGTTCTCGTCCGTACTAGGAGCTTGGACATTGAACGTTTTATGTACTATGAATTGTGGGCTGAGGGTTTAATTATTTCAGTTGGCTGGTTTCTTGAACTGGAAGCAAAGAGGTAGGTTGTTCACTTACTTTGAGCAATACCTCTTCCGCtccttttttgtttcaattgtcTAGATGGTGGGTTTTGAATTTAGCCAGGGATTAATTTAATCATGTGAATGTTTTTATAGAGGCAAGTGGATAGTCTCCCAATTGCTTGCTGCTAAGGTAGGTGTTGAATATTTCAGGTGAGTGCCGCTTTCACGTAAATGTGCCTAATACTTGCTTGGAAATTCCTTGTGTCATAATGTGGATAAGTGCTTGCAGTTCTCGCTCATCCCATGTGGCATCTGGTACAAGCGGGTGTTGGCATTAATTAATAGAATGTTTTATGTTAGTCATGGTTCCATAAATCAATAAATCTTAATTACAATGTTTAAAGTTTCAAGTAAAATTGGTTGTTTGTAAGGAGAGAAGTAAATCGGGCTGCCAGTTTGCTTTAAAATTGAAGCCTTTTGTAATCAAATCTATCATGAGTTATTCTACCGTGGTCAGTTTGATCTCGAGGCTTTATGAagtcttgtatttttttttttgtttaaattagcTAAGCCTTTTAGCTAATTTTTAGCACTGAAAAGAATTCAATTTActctaaattgtttttatttgaagTGTTGAAAAAACACTATTTCTATGAAATTTTTCTGTGTAGAGAGTTGCAAAGATGATGCATTTTTTATGGATAGAGCCGATCAAGGTTTTCAATCTaggtttttttaaatattttttggagATTAACTAGATGAAATAGTTCCATATATTCTTTATTAAGTAGATCATGAACTTGTATTAATAGCTTATAGATGTGAAAAGAACTCTTGCATATACTTTGTCTGATGTATATAATGCAGAAGCCATTGGTGTTTAGTCTTGAATCCTGTTTAGCTATCTTATGGTTTgcattcttattttatatttttatgcttTTGCACTGGATTTGGTCCCTTTGTAACTGTAATTTACCTAATAGCCAATAGGGAAGTCAAGTGTCTTTTGGACTTCATAATACGGCATGTGTTGCTTTTGGCAAGCTAACTATTGGAGTCCTCACTTCACAGTTGCTCTGCAATTCAAGTTTGGTTCTCcttttatcttataaaattaGTACAGTTGCACTGCGAGTTTGTTTTAATGTTCACACATCTATATCCGGTGGCGTTTGCATATTTGGTACTTGCGAGCAGAACTTTCTTCTCTGGGGCTATTGTGGGTGACAAGTGTCGTTGCTTCTAAACCGTGCTTGTTCATTTAGTTCCTTATCAACGGATGCTATATATTTCAAATGTACTTTGACCCCTATTGTAGATTGTGTTAGCCTGTTTGATTTGTCGGTTGTGAATTTTTACTTTAAACCTTGTCATTCTTGGTTTCATGGGATGAACATTTGCTTCACCAGTTATTAAAATATCTGTCTTTTTGACCGTTATTTCGAAGTGTGGGTTCTCATGTTTTTGAAGTAATCATCGTCGTTGTAATATTTTACAGATAATTTGTTCGATATAACAGTCTTTATGAAATCCTGGAGTCCGACagcatattttttattttaaccaaaatttagtCATTTACGTACTGCGCTTGCGGGAACAATTTTAAATGACAGAGCACTTGGTGTAGTTTTAGGAATATGTAAATGCCGGTTCCGTAGTAAGACTTTCGAGCTGTTTTCAGATACTCGATGTAAGTGGTGAATGGTGtgttttaatgttt
This portion of the Vigna unguiculata cultivar IT97K-499-35 chromosome 6, ASM411807v1, whole genome shotgun sequence genome encodes:
- the LOC114187555 gene encoding transcription initiation factor TFIID subunit 15b isoform X2; the encoded protein is MSGAYGQDGGGSAPPSYGASGGYGSGGGSYGGGTYGGGGAGGGYGGTDGGGGYGAKNSGNGGGYGGNDGGGYGGRSGYGGNDGGGYGGRGGGQGGRGGGGFGGGYGGRGGGGGGGYQGGDRGGRGGGRGGGGRGGSGRDGDWRCPNQSCGNVNFARRVECNKCGAPCPNPNSSNERGGSGGGGGGFSRGGGGGGGGGGGYGNNRGGRSGNYDGGRGNDYNSGGGRSGNYDGGRGNDYNSGRGGSNDGRGGSYRGNQGREDGSYGQVPAPNAQSYGGAGGSFPPSYNSYGGNASYGTDAVPPPSSYTGGPNSYPPSYGGNAGGYGGDNQGDGRSGGRSGPPSGYDNSYGAGNRGGFGGSPAEPPAAVKQCDENCDDTCDNSRIYISNLPPDVSIEELRELFGGIGQVGRIKQKRGYKDQWPWNIKIYTDENGNNKGDACLAYEDPSAAHSAGGFYNNYDLRGYKISVAMAEKSAPRAPPAYNQGGNRGGYGGDRRRDNYRDGGGSGPDRRDHYGNRSRPY
- the LOC114187555 gene encoding transcription initiation factor TFIID subunit 15b isoform X1, producing the protein MSGAYGQDGGGSAPPSYGASGGYGSGGGSYGGGTYGGGGAGGGYGGTDGGGGYGAKNSGNGGGYGGNDGGGYGGRSGYGGNDGGGYGGRGGGQGGRGGGGFGGGYGGRGGGGGGGGGYQGGDRGGRGGGRGGGGRGGSGRDGDWRCPNQSCGNVNFARRVECNKCGAPCPNPNSSNERGGSGGGGGGFSRGGGGGGGGGGGYGNNRGGRSGNYDGGRGNDYNSGGGRSGNYDGGRGNDYNSGRGGSNDGRGGSYRGNQGREDGSYGQVPAPNAQSYGGAGGSFPPSYNSYGGNASYGTDAVPPPSSYTGGPNSYPPSYGGNAGGYGGDNQGDGRSGGRSGPPSGYDNSYGAGNRGGFGGSPAEPPAAVKQCDENCDDTCDNSRIYISNLPPDVSIEELRELFGGIGQVGRIKQKRGYKDQWPWNIKIYTDENGNNKGDACLAYEDPSAAHSAGGFYNNYDLRGYKISVAMAEKSAPRAPPAYNQGGNRGGYGGDRRRDNYRDGGGSGPDRRDHYGNRSRPY